The Loxodonta africana isolate mLoxAfr1 chromosome 6, mLoxAfr1.hap2, whole genome shotgun sequence genomic interval TTAGCCCTGGGGGCCGAGTGCAAGTCAGCAGATAAAATGGCCACGGACGACACTTTCAGAACTAGTGTTCCAGGGGAGGCCAGTCATTGGACAGAACTCGGCTGTCAGGCCGTGCAGTTGTTCCAGGTGACCATCCTCCCAGGCCACCATCTGCATGCCACTCCCAGCAGCCTGTGACCCCAGAAGGGGCACAGAGGTCAAGCCTCCCCTCCGTCGGCCCTGACGTGAGGCGACCGTCCTCCCAGGCCACCATCTGCATGCCACTCCCAGCAGCCTGTGACCCCAGAAGGGGGCACAGAGGTCAAGCCTCCCCTCCGTCGGCCCTGACGTGAGGCGACCGTCCTCCCAGGCCACCATCTCCATGCCACTCCCAGCAGCCTGTGACCCCAGAAGGGGGCACAGAGGTCAAGCCTCTCCTCCGTCGGCCCTGACGTGGGGCTAGCGAATGTCGGGGATTGAGCGCGAGCCAAGAATAGACAGGAGCTGTGTTCAGGTTGCTGCAGAGTTTTGCCGAGGGTGGTGGTTCAGGGCAGAAAGCCAATTCCTCTGGGgatttcggagccctggtggtgcagtggttatgtgttcggctgctaaccataaaggttggcagttcgaatccaccagccagtctttcgaaaccctatggggcagttctactctgtccaatagggtcactatgtgtccgaatcgacttgacagcagtgggtttttttcagGGGCTTTCAGGAATGGTGCCAGGAAAGGCACATCGACCTAGCACAGGGCCCCTTCCCTCTGAGGGTGTCTCCTCCCGACCTCCACTGCCCGCAGTCTGATGGGAAGGGGACGGAGGCCGGGAGACCCCTGTGTCCTGCCCACACCTCCTGTTCCTGGTGCTCctggggggggagggtggggaggatgTGTCACCCCCATGGGTCAACTAGGCTCGTCAGGAGTGGCCGCTCCTGCCCAGCCTCAGCCCCCATGCTGGGCACGCAACCCCTCACCTGCTCCGCTATGGTGGCCAGGCTCTCCCGCAGGCTGTACAAGCTGATGATGGGGACAGTATGATGGTATCTGGAAGACAGGAGGGGCCAACCCAGCATCACGAGCTTTGTTTTGAATGGGTTTACTCTCTCCTCTGGGGTGGGTAAACAGGAGCCCAGGATGGGAGGTGTGGCAGGGCCCCCGATGAGGTATGGGAGGGCGTACTGGGGTGTCTCTGGAGGTCAGATCTGTGGGAAGGTGGGAGCCACACTTTTTGCCCCGAGTCTGCAGACCAGGTGAGGGAAGGATGGACCCTGTGGGGCATTGGATGGCCTGACACAGGTGAGCCCTGACACAGGTGAGCGCCAGGACTCCAGGTGACGTGTGGGGATGTGAATGTGggggctcagggtctctcatagAGGCTGGGGATCGTGAGAAGTCTCCCCCCGACCCCTGTATCCCCCAGTCACCATGACCAACCACCCCGACCCCAGCCCGGCCCTCACATCCTGGGCTTGTCTTCACAGCCCCAAAAGTTGGCCAGACCCTTCATGTCCAGGTAGAAGGAGCAGGGCTTTGTCTTCCGGGCGTAGATCTTACTTCTGCAGAGAAGGGTCAGACTGAGCACTGCAGGGCAGGTGGAGGTCTTTGGGGCCATCTTGTCTACTCCTCCCCCTACACTTCACAGAAGGGAGCTCACAGTGTGGAGCCCCAAGGTCCTGGCTGTGCCTCTGACACTTGGTTTGGGGCACAAGTAGGCCTTCTAGGGACCCGGCCAGCCTGAACCCTCCCTGTGGGTCTCTGCCTGCCCCAGGCCCCTCTCACAGTGACTCTGCCTCATTGCCAGAAACAGGAAGATGCGGTGTGAGCCAGTCCAACCCATCCATCATGACAGGAAAGCTGAGGCTCGGGGTGTGGGGCTGGAGTCTCTCCTCTCAGGAGGCAGCTGCACTCTTGAGGTGTGAGCTGCAAGGCTGAGGTGTAACTGGGAGGCCAACCACGGCGCCTCACACCGTGTCCGCACACTTGGCAACCGCACAGAATCCAGGCTGTCTCTCTTCCTGTCTTTAGGAGCTGCACCCTGGGGGGCCTGGCCCAGCCTGGACCCCTGCTCTCTCTGCTCCTACGACAGGCAGTGCCAACTGGCTGTGGCTTTAAGTACATCCAGCTCTGATTCAGCCTAGTGACTCCTGATTCCCACGGTCCAGCGTCCAGCGCAGGTGCCGGATCCTCCCGGAACCCTGCCTGTCTGGTAAAGGCGCTACACTGGCCAGGCCACAGGTGGACAGCCAAGGAGCAAGGCTGCTGGGTGTTGACTGCCTGCTGAACCCCTCGACCGGGCCTTGCTCAGGGTCTGGACATGGGGATAGTGGATGACACTGTCTGGAGGGGGCAAAGGTGGCCCGTAGAGCTGAGCTGGAGGGTGGAGGCAGGAGGCCTGGGCTCGGCTCCCCCATCCTGATGGTCACCCCTTGACTTGGAGCTGGTAGCTTTGAAAACACCAGGCCTCTGCCCCTCACACACCAGGCCTCTGCCCCCCACATGCCAGGCCACTGCTCCCCACCCACCCAGGCCTCTGCCCCCGACACACCCAGGCCTCTGCCCCCCACATACCAGGCCTCTGCTCCCTCCCACACCAGTCCTCTGTCCCCACACACCAGGCCTCTGCCCCCCACACACCCAGCCCCCCTCTAGAGCCTCCCCAGCCCCCTGTGGTCTCACTGTACCTAGACCACTGTCCCCTGTGAACTGGCCTCAGCACACTCTGCTCAGGATGAGGGTGAGGGCTCCCGGGGGACAGAAGGATGTGGCCATGGGAACACTGGCCCCAGGGTCCCCCTCCTCAGTGTTCACTAGGCTCCCCGACACCCATCTCTGGGTCTGTGGTCACTCACTGGGCCTTGTCACTGAAGGATATGATTGAGGTTCCTGGGGGGGAGTTCAGGACCTTCTGGGAGCCCGAGTACAGGATGTCGATCTCTGTGGAGAGGGGGTGCTGTGCTGGAGGACTGGTGGCTGGGGCCCAGGAGGTAAATGAGGCCGGGGAGTCGTCGTGCTGGGGTCACCTGAGCCCTAGCCTCCTGCTCAGCTTCTCCCTCCATCAGGAAGGTGTGGCCCaccctgggggtgcagtgtgGGCACCCCAGAGTAGCCCTGTGCCCCCAGCATCATGTCTGTCCTTTGGGAGCAGGAGTTTGAGGGTCAACCCAGGGAAACCTCACTGCCGAGGGACCCTCATCAGACAGGCCCTACAGGAAGGAGCAGTCAGCCCCGCCAAGCCAGGCGCTGGCTGTTGGCTGGCACTGCCGAGGGTACACTGGGCTGGGAATGGAGGCTTCTCAGGCGGGGTGCAGCAAGAGGGCCCTGACAACCCCATGGTTACTCAGTGCCACAGCTGGGGGGAAGCTGAGGCTGTGTGTGGTAGTGTTCCCGCTCCTGTCCCCGGTTAAAAGGGCCTGACATCCCTCCTCCCAGTCCTACAGGTGCTCTTAGTTGCTCTCCAGGGACTGCCCCACTGAGAGGTACCCCCTCCGCTTGCCCTGGGTGCCCGGTCAGACCCTGACCCTGGCCCGGCTCTGAACGCCAAGCAGAAATGTCCGGTACAGACTAGTTAAGGGAGCCTGCCAGCCCCCAAGGAGGAGTGGGCCCTTTCCCTGGGCCCTCAGACTGGTGACAGAGGGTGGGCTCATGGTGGGCATCCAGGCACTTCACAGGAAGTGCTCCAGCCAGGGCCTGTCTGCCCTGAGATCCCGCCGGGTGAACAGCCATCAGAACACCCCTACCTTGCTGGTCCATGTAGATGGGGGCCCCACCCAGGGAGGCCACAGAGTCCACGAGGAGCAGGCACTTGTACCTGGGGAGGGGGGACCAGTGTGAAGCAGGACGAGGGGCCTCGGGGTCAGTCCTCCCCTGACTGTGTGTGGAGGGCCTCAATTGCCCTTAGAGGCCAGTAAGGAAGCAGGCGGAAGCTTCTACCTCCCACATGTGGCCCCTCTTCCCCAGGGCCTCCTGTTCCCAGcagctgtctctccctgagggcCAGGGGCAGTGGTCTGGTTGGTGTCAAGGCCCCAGTGGCCCTtcccacagggcctggcacacagatgTGGGGAGGGTCACcctgggtggcctgggctgtGGTCCTCGGGCTTGCTCTGGGTGTTCAGGCCCACAGGCTGTGTGGGGGTGGGTTGGGGGAGGGATGAAGGCCTGCGTCTCCCTCTGCCGCATGGCTCAGCCTAGCCTCCTGGCCTGAAGTCCAGGGCCAGAGGGGGCAGAGTCCAGAGGCAGACATGCTGAagacctcctcctcctccccctccacaTGCTTTTAGtaaaaaaaggcataaaaacTGTCCCATGACTAGGCGTGGAGTGCCTTTTGAGTCCCGTTGCCAGGAGGGCAGTGGGGCTGAGACACCTTTGGGGGTCTTGGGGTGAGGAGGGGCAGAACCCACAGGCCCTGGTACCTGGCAGCAGTCAGCCGTGGGGACTAGAGGGCAGCGGGAACTCTGAGCACCTGAGCACCTGAGCACCTGGCTCTGTCCCAAGCCCCACAGCTCTCCAGATGAGGAGCCACCCAGACTCGACCCAGAGCAGGAGGACCCCAGGGGTGCCTGCATGCCTGCTACTTGACACAGGCCTGGGCCCAGCTCTAGCCagcatgccccccacccccaagggcCCACAAGTGTCCCCATGGCCACTCACCGGTGGCAGAGCTCCCCATAGCCGTCAAGGGGCTGAAGCACACCACTGGATGACTCCCCATGGGTCAGGAACAGAAGTGCTGGCTTGTGCTGGGACAGGCCCTGAGGGTCACGGGAGAGCTGGGGCAGAGCCTGTCGGGAGCCACCTGGGGCCAACTGACCACCCCCGCTCCAGGGCCATTTCCACAGGAGGGCAGGGCTAGGACCACCCCACACCCTCCATGAACACCCAGGATCCAGGCCATAGGGCCCCACATGCCTCAAACCCCTCCTCTGTGTGTGCAGGGGGAGGCTTGTCAGCTTGGGAAGTGACTTTGCCCAAGAAAAGGACTTTTGTCCAGAGACCCCAGCCTCCTGTCATCCTGTGGGGATAATGGCCGTCATGAGGCCAGCACCGTCTGGACTGGTCGGGGCCTCCTCACCACTGGGGAGCCCCACTGCCCTGTCCCACccagcctcctgcctcctgcccccGACCCTGGCCTCGGTTTCTGACTCAGTTTCCCTATCAGGCAGAGCCCACCCTACCTGGCGTCTCACCTGCTCCCAGACGTGGGGAGCCTTCCTGGGGCTCCAGCCAGATGATGGTGCAGGGTAGGCTTCCCAACCCCCTAGAGCCCCCCAGGCCAGTGTACCCCACACCCCCTACCTCCTCCACCTCCTGCAGCGTGTAGTGGCCTCCGGGGTCCTTGAGCATGGTGTGCACGCGGGCTCCTGGGGCCAGGGCACAGGGGGCGGTCATGGGGGCGGTGAAGGTATGAAGAGCCAAAACAGAGCAAGTGCCCACCTGGGAAATGGCACGGGGCCCCCTTGCCCTTACCAATGCGCTCCCCAATGTCTGCGGCCCGGAGCCCCCAGACGCCGTTGGCCCCCACCAGGAAGGAGTCCCCCGGCTCCAGCACGTTGAACAGGGCAGCCTCCAGGGCGCTGTGTCCCGAGCCACTGACGGCCAGTGTGAGCAGGTTCTGGGTCTGGAACACGTACTGGATACCTTGCTTGATGTCATCCATTATCTGGGGAGGACACACATCAGCCCCCGGCAAAGAGGGGGCTAGGGTGGTGCCTGCACCCCACCCGCAGGCCTACCTGGAACATCTCCTTGTGCATGAGGCCGATTAGCGGGAGGCTCCCCACGGCCATGACTCTCGGGGTCAGGTTAGAGGGGCCGGGCCCTAGCAGGAGTCTGCTGGGGACAGAGAGGGGCTTCCGAAGAGCCTCTGGGGGCGACACCAGCAGCTGGTGGGAGGCCATGGTCCACACCTGCCCTGCCTTTCGGGGTCTCAGGGCCACACTGGCCACGGCCAGAGCTCGGAACATTTCCCAGCCGGCCCCGTGCCAACCGCAGTCCTCCTGCCCTCACTGCCTTTGGTTGGTTGTTGTTACCTGACCCCTTATCGATGGGGATCTTGCTCACAGGGCCTGACAGCCAGGGCGCTGACCTCTGGCTGGGGGAGGCGGTGCCTCCAGGCCTGTAAATGACAAACAGAGCGTGCCTGGCTCTGTCCTCACCTCCAACCCCTTCCAGCTCCCTCTTACCAGGTCCTGGAGGCCAGTCCTGGCCCCATCCGGCTGAGCTCAGGGGTTTGAAAAGTTTTCCTTAAAGGGCTAGAAggcaaatattttaggcttggcGGGTCACACTATCTGAGTTGAAACAATTAAACACTGTAGTTGTTGAGTGCAAGCAGCTACGATATGGCTGTGTGCAGATCAGGAGAGGGGGCCAGAAACGGCCTGTGAGTGGTAGTTTGCTGACACAGCTTAGCTGATGAAAAGGCCCCACTGAGaaaacacacatgcactgtgcatATACATTCATACTTACACACGCActtacacacatgtatatacccCATGCACTTACGCACACAGTTCAACATGTGAATGCAAACTCATGAATGCACACTCACATAACACACATgaacacgtgcacacacactcacataacaCACATgaacacgtgcacacacactcacataacaCACATGAACACATGCACTGACGTGTACTCACACAAacgtgcacacacacaacacatgctcacagcacacacactcacataacacacatgaacacatgcacacacatgccctCACACAAACATGTGCACATACACAACACATGCTCacagcacacacactcacataacacacatgaacacatgcacacacatgccctcacacacacacacactcacacactcactgaGGACatgttctctccttttctttatgGAATGTGTCTTTCCTTGGCCTCTATCCAGAGTGCCCTGAGGTTCAGGGTGCACTCCCCTTGGGGGTCTCCTTGGCGCTCTGTGAGGGCAGGTGGGCAGAATGAGAGCAATGCAAGGCTCTCTGCAGAGAAGGAATGGGAGGACTCTGTTGTGGGGGGTGGCCTCCCCATTACAACCCGTGGTGTCCTTTCAAGCCCAGGTCTGTAACAGCCGCATGTGCTGTGAGAAGGGCCCGTGAGCTTATAGGAGAGAGAGGGCCCCGGGGATACCAGGAAGAGGTATGGGGGCGGGGTGGAGGCATGGGACCTAGGCCTTGGGGAAGTGGGTGGGATGAGGACTGCTCCACCAAGAGGCTGCAGGGACACAGGTCcaaggtggggggtgggaggcgcAGCAGGGCACTCAGCTGGAGCAGGCCTGCTGGCCTAGCCTGGGCAGGCCTAGACACATTCATGCCCAACCCTGGGCCTCTGGAGTCTTTTGTGGGGTCTACCCAGCCAAGCCTCTGCCCAGCACTGGTACCAACCTATCAAGGGCTGAGCCGGGCCAGTCCGGGAGTCCTCTTGTCTGTTGTGAGTGAAGAGGCGGCCCAGCCTCTCTCAACTCCTGCTCAGGCCTCCTCACTCACAGCCCCATAGGCCCTGGTTCCTTCTCTCAACCACTACTGTCCTCCCACCTCCAGGGCCGCCCATCATACCCTCCCCCTAGGTGTGTCTCTTGCTCCAGAACGTCTAACAAAATGCACCCCACTGCCTCGTGTGTCTGCTCTGcagtgctgttccctctgcctcaaTGCTTGTCCCTGCTTTGCTCCACCCCCTCTGGGTCTTCTCTCAGAGCTCTAGCCATGTCTCCTGCAGGTTCAGGGAGTGGTTCTGGATGTTGATTGTGCTCCACGGCCCTTCTGACACTGAGTGCACCCCACATGCCTGCCCTCTCCACAGGACCCCCCTTTATGCAGTGCGGCGTGCAAGGGTCAGCTTCTGGGAGGGCGTGAGGGGCCTGTCGGGGTTTGGCCGGCGGTTCTGGTGGGTGGTATCCCCTGGAAAAGCCAGATGATGTGTGCGTGTCCTGAGCAGCGTTGACCTGACTCAGGGGGCAGCTTTCGCAACCGAGGGAGGTTCCCCAGTGGTTTGCACAGCCGCTGATGTCAGCAAATAGCAGGCAGTTGCCCGCCTCCTATCCCCAGTCCTGGGGCTCAGGGATACCTGGCCAGGTGGGGCAGACAGTGCCAGCCTTGGGGCCAAGGACAGAGAAGGAGCTCGCCCGGGAGCAACACTATGGGACCAAGTAAATGAGCGTTGAGCGGACAGGCAGGTGCCCCACCCAGCCCCCAGTGGGCCCAGCTCCCTGTGGTTTCCCCAGGTTAGTGTTGAGGGGCATCACGTGGCTGAGGTTCTCCAGGTGGGAGCTTGGAGGAAACTGCCAGATCCCGCATGGAGTCTCCGTTTTCAGTTTAACTTGGAGCTTTTTCTGACTGACGTAAAAAACTATGCTTTTGCCCTTTGGGCTGCTCTCTGCAGAGTTGCCTTAATGTGGACGGTCCACTGGCCCCTGGCCATTCGCGTCAGGTAACGGCATCATCGGCGGACGCTGGGAGGCCCCTCACCCCCGCGGCCAGCTGCCCCTCCTTGGAGTGTCTCTATGGGCTGCAAGGGCCATCCAAGGCCCTCGTGCTCATGGCCACAGTCAGTTCTCCGGCCCTGAGAAGAGGGTCTGCCTGAATCCGAGGCCTTGACAGGGGCAGGGCCCGTGGGTGCTGGAGGGCCCACGCTGTGAGATGCAGCTTTCCGGGGTGGGGGGGTGGCACTCTGAGTGGCAGGTGCAGGCCTCTGCCAGGTGAGGGCTGGCCGTGTGAGGCCTGAGCTGATGAGCAGGCTCTGGAGGGAACACCATGTCCCTCGGTGTTTGTTGTGGCTGTCCGAGAAGTGACAAAAGGGCAATATTTTTGCCACCATCCGTGAAccaccctgccccaccccaggGGGTGGATGCTGCTTGGGCACCTCTGGGGGAGGGCCGCCAGACACAGGAGATAGAATGTAAACCTCCACCATGCATACATCACCGGGGAGCAGGGGGCTGAGCCGGCTCTGTCCTGGCCACTGGGCAGGCTGTGCAGGATTCTGTCTTGACCTGCTTTCTAGGGGGCCATGGGGTCCAGCAGGGTCTGGGCTCACACAGACCACCCCAGTAACAGCGGTGACCAGTGCCTCATCCCGGCACAGGGCATCATGGTGCCCTTTCACATAATGGCACCAGAAAGAAGTCTCCTTGTTCGTTCACTTTATTTCAAATAACAGACTGAGGACAGTAATGTAATAAAAACCTACATGAGCTCTTCTCAGTGAACGTGGGCTCTAACTGGTGCAGACTCTGGGGGCAACTCCAGGCCAGTCCAAGCTGCTTTCAGGTCTTGCCCCAGGGCCCCACTTGGGACGCAGCCTCGTGTGCGGCCTGGATTCTGACATGGTGGTGAGTTTTCATTGGAGATGAAATCAGTACATAGTTCCTTAAATACGAGAGCATTTTCTCTAGCAGGGTTTCTCACGCCCCCCTTATGCCATGGTGCCACCGTGCAGTTTGGGAACATCTTTATAAGCTCAgactaactgttgttgttaggagccgacgagtcagttctgactcatagcgaccctctgtagaacagaacgaaaccctgcccagccctgtgccatgctcacaatcgttacgcttgagtccattgttgcagccactgtgtcagtcgatcctgttgagggtcttcgtctctcactgaccttctactttaccaagcatgctgtccttctccaggggctgatccctcctgacagcatgctcaaagtatgtgagatgtagtctcaccatctttgcttccaaggagcattctggttgagcTTCTTCCAAGGCTAACTACTTGATATTTAGATTGTTTGGATAATATTTTAGTCAAATTAAATTCTGGACATGGTGAATTTGGCCCCTTATTAAGCTTAGAGCCTGCCCCCAATCTGATGACAGAGTAATCAGGCAGGCGCTGGGAGGCTGGGAGGGTGAGGCCGGGGCAGGGGCAGAGGGGCTGGCTTTGCATAACTAATATACCAAGGCCAATCACGGTACCTGCCTGCACCCTGGGAATAGTGGCGGCAGTGACACTCAGGCTCTGCCCCCAGGCCAGCTCTGTGTAGTGCACCCTGGCCCCCAGGTGTGGGGAGCTAGTGGATCTGTCCCTGTGGCCGCAGCCCCCACAATGCCACTGCTGCTAGGTTGCTGTAAAAAGGGGAAGCCCCAGGAGGGCCACCCACCTCAGGGCCCAGATTGGGTCCACCCTCCCTGGAGGGGAAGCACGTCTGAAAACCAGTCTCCAGTGGCTGTCCCTTTCAGCATCCCTCTGCGTGTCAGATCACAGGCTAAGGGTGTGACCATCTGCCCAGGCTGTTTCCTCCCTGCTCCCCATACACCTCCCTCTCTTAGGGTTCCTCCCTGGAAGGCCCATCTTGGAGGGCAGCATGGAGTCTGGACCTCTAGGGCTGGTCCAGAAGCCCCCTAGTGGCCACACAGTCTGGAAAGTGAAGGCGTCAGGAGCCAGGGTTTCAGGGACTTTTGAGGGGGACCTTGTGAACATCTTTGCCCAGGCTCTTTCCTTCAGCGCTGGGTGGGGCGGGGCTGGGGGGCCCAGCACTGCCCTCCTGGAGTCATCTGAGCTCCTAGAGGCACATTTCTGCTTTCCTGTCTCAGTGCGATGCCCTCCTACATCTGACCCTTACTGAGTTGCGGGTGGAGCAAGTGGCTAAGCactgagctactaaccaaaaggttggtggtttgaatccacccagaggtgccttggaagaaaggcctggtgaccttctgaaaatcatccagcgaaagccccatggagcacagttccactctgacacgtgTGAGGTCACCACGAGGCAGAAacaaacttgacagcagctggtttggacccctggtggcacagtggttaagagctcagctgctaatcaaaaggtcggccgttcgaatctaccagtcactccttggaaaccctatgaagcggttctactctgccctggacGGTCACtaggaattaactcgacagcaatgggttgggttggaTATTTTGGTTTTTCCCTAAATTCAAGTATTTTCATAGACACCGGAGGTTTCTAGAGGGAGTGTAGACCCAGGAAATGGTGCTCTCTGGGAAACCAGTGTAGGCAGGAGAAAGCAGGGCCCAGGCTGGAATTTGTCCTCAGAACCAGCTGGGGGCTTCCATGCTGTTCACAGGAAAGCTTGGTTCTTTCTGTGGCTCGGTTTCCTGAGCCAGGATTGTGACTCCAGGTGTCTAATTGAAGGGAGCCAGGTGGGGTATCAGGGTCTTCTCAGAGCCCAGAGCCTCAACATCCTTCATGGTGCTATGGAAGGTAGCTGAAGAAGCTTGGGTGTGATTTCCCATCAGGGCCTGCACAGAGTGGGGGGTCGTGGGGAGGCCGTGGGGGGGAGTGCTGAGGCTGTAACAAGGACTGATGACCACAACGAGGGCTGTTCCTCACCTCTGCAGACCTCAGCTCAGCCATTCTCACACTCCCTCCAGAAAAGCCTGCGGTCACGCCTTATACAGATGACGACACTGGGGCACTGAGCAGGGAAGGGACCCGCGGAAGGGCAACCGCCTGCAGAGACTGAGCCTGGGCCAGGAAGAGCACGGGCGAGGGCACCGGGAGGTGCGAAGGGGGCGGGAGGAGGGAGAGCGCGGGAGGGGCGGGGTGTGGCATAAGTCATGAAGCGAGGCTCCCGTCCTGTCCCGGTGAGGGTGACCCTCCCCTCTGGGAAGAGGCGCGTCGCCTCAGGGAGCAGCGGAGGTCATCCCCTAGGGCGTGCTTTCCTAGTGGGCAGTTCACAACTGGGGAGGCTGTGAGGGCCGCAAGCCCCGGTTCAGATGTCTGGaccccagcagcagagaccagcgA includes:
- the AGXT gene encoding alanine--glyoxylate aminotransferase produces the protein MASHQLLVSPPEALRKPLSVPSRLLLGPGPSNLTPRVMAVGSLPLIGLMHKEMFQIMDDIKQGIQYVFQTQNLLTLAVSGSGHSALEAALFNVLEPGDSFLVGANGVWGLRAADIGERIGARVHTMLKDPGGHYTLQEVEEGLSQHKPALLFLTHGESSSGVLQPLDGYGELCHRYKCLLLVDSVASLGGAPIYMDQQEIDILYSGSQKVLNSPPGTSIISFSDKAQSKIYARKTKPCSFYLDMKGLANFWGCEDKPRIYHHTVPIISLYSLRESLATIAEQGLESSWRQHREAAAYLHGRLQALGLQLFVKNPALRLPTITTVAMPAGYDWRDIVSYVMDHFNIEIMGGLGPSVGKVLRIGLLGCNATRENVDRVIEALKEALQRCPRNKL